The genomic stretch GCTCAAACTCCCGATAAGCTGATAATAACATCACGCCTAGAAAATATTCCCACCAAGGTAATAAATTATGCCCAGCTTCATGCCAAGCTTGAGAAGATGAATAAAGGGTATCATAGTAACTTTCCTTGGTTCGTTCGACAAGACGCTCCAAACTAATAAACCGGCCTACCTCATAACCAGCTTTATAGAGTAGTAGAAGAGTCAATAACCGAGCCATGCGTCCATTGCCATCTAAAAAGGGATGGATGCACAAAAAATCTAAAATATAAGTAGGAATTAACAATAATGGCTCTATTGTCCCAGACTCCCAAAGGCGATTAAATTGGGTGTGTAAGTGTTCCATTTTAGTACCATCTGGATAAGTAGCAGTAATTTCGTTATCAATAGTTTTCCACCGGCCACCAGTATTAACAGAAAACTGATAGAGATCCCGATGAAGCTGTAGGATAATATTAGGAGTGAAAGGGATATGAGCATAACTGGAATGGATGGTACTTAAAACTTCACGATAACCAGCGATTTCTTGCTCACTTCTGTCGCGTGGGGCAGTTTTGTCGGATACCAACTTTTTGATCCGTTCCAAGGGGACAGTAATGCCTTCAATCCGATTAGAAGATTCGGTACTTTGAATAATGGCTGCCTGTCGTAGCGTTTTTATCACTTGCGGTGATTGTTCTTTAAATAATTTTTGTTTTCCTTTATATTCTCCCAGAAGCCGAATAGTCTGGAGAAGCCCTTGATTAATTAGTTGCTCCTCGATAAAACCTTCCCTAAATGAATTCATTTGTCTTTTAAAATAGGATAATTTACAATAATTATATCCGAAGTTAAGATATGTGGGAAGTCCGATTGTTAATGATATCATCGAGAAAAAAAACCTCCCTGCAATTAGGGAGGTATCAATGTTAGAACAAGAGATGTTCGAGTTCCTTAGAAGACTGAATTATGGAGTTATTGGTGATGCCAATATCCAGAGATTCCAATTCTTGAAGCAGTTGGTTTTGCTTCCTGTTATGCAGCCGTGTAGCAATTGCTTGCAGTGCTGAGAT from Ancylothrix sp. D3o encodes the following:
- a CDS encoding Fic family protein, producing MNSFREGFIEEQLINQGLLQTIRLLGEYKGKQKLFKEQSPQVIKTLRQAAIIQSTESSNRIEGITVPLERIKKLVSDKTAPRDRSEQEIAGYREVLSTIHSSYAHIPFTPNIILQLHRDLYQFSVNTGGRWKTIDNEITATYPDGTKMEHLHTQFNRLWESGTIEPLLLIPTYILDFLCIHPFLDGNGRMARLLTLLLLYKAGYEVGRFISLERLVERTKESYYDTLYSSSQAWHEAGHNLLPWWEYFLGVMLLSAYREFEQRVGYVTSAKGSKTAMVLDTINSLPREFSIKELQERCPTVSIDLIRRVLRHEREADNLERLGQGVTARWRKQ